Proteins encoded together in one Epinephelus moara isolate mb chromosome 2, YSFRI_EMoa_1.0, whole genome shotgun sequence window:
- the taf15 gene encoding TATA-binding protein-associated factor 2N isoform X1 — translation MATDSGYGGSQSYGSYGGQQGGQGYGQGNGSGSYGGQSYGGYGQQGSGGSGAGGGGGPQDSYSQSQPQSFDNYGQDSGYGDKPSYGQGSYGSQSQGGDSYGQQSSYGGQGGGGGGGGGSYGRWSEGEGGGQGGRYGRDQGDRSEGGGGFRGRGRGGYDRGGFDRSGGYDRSGGFDRGGRGGPHGMGGGDRGGYKNYGGSRDYDSRDEPAGEQDNSDNNTIFVQGLGEDATVQEVGDFFKQIGIIKVNKKTGQPMINIYSDKATGRPKGECTVSFDDPPSAKAAIDWFDGKEFNGKPIKVTFATRRAEFTQRGGGRGGRGGFRGRGGGGGPNFDIKGGDWPCPNSACGNMNFARRQECNKCGAPKPGDAGFGGGDRGGRGGYGGDRGGGFRGRGGGFRGGDRGGYGGGGGGGYGGGYKMGRGDRRDDRRDRPY, via the exons ATGGCCACTG ATTCAGGCTACGGTGGCTCTCAAAG CTACGGATCATATGGCGGTCAGCAGGGCGGACAG GGCTATGGACAAGGAAATGGCAGTGGCTCTTATGGGGGACAGAGTTATGGTGGCTATGGCCAGCAAGGTAGCGGCGGCAGcggtgctggtggtggtggtggtccACAAG ACAGTTACAGCCAATCTCAGCCACAGAGCTTTGACAATTACGGACAGGACTCTGG GTATGGCGACAAGCCGTCTTACGGGCAAGGCTCCTATGGTAGTCAGAGTCAAGGAGGAGATAGCTATGGACAGCAAAGTTCCTATGGTGgccagggaggaggaggaggaggtggtggcgGCAGCTATGGAAGATGGAGTGAAG GTGAAGGAGGTGGTCAGGGTGGGAGGTATGGACGTGACCAGGGAGACCGTTCCGAGGGAGGAGGTGGCTTCAGAGGCCGAGGCCGTGGTGGCTATGACCGTGGCGGTTTTGACCGCAGTGGTGGCTATGACCGCAGTGGTGGCTTCGACCGTGGTGGAAGAGGTGGACCTCATGGTATGGG AGGTGGTGACCGTGGTGGCTACAAAAATTACGGTG GCTCTCGAGACTACGACTCAAGGGATGAACCAG CTGGTGAGCAGGATAACTCCGACAACAACACCATTTTTGTCCAGGGACTGGGAGAAGACGCCACAGTTCAGGAAGTCGGAGACTTCTTCAAACAAATAGGGATCATCAAG GTGAACAAGAAGACCGGCCAGCCAATGATCAACATCTACTCTGACAAGGCCACTGGTCGGCCAAAGGGAGAATGTACAGTGTCATTTGATGACCCGCCCTCTGCCAAAGCTGCTATTGACTGGTTTGATG GCAAGGAGTTCAATGGAAAACCCATCAAAGTAACATTTGCCACCCGCAGGGCTGAGTTCACACAGAGAGGAGGCGGAAGAGGTGGACGAGGAG GTTTCAGAGGTCGTGGTGGCGGAGGAGGACCCAACTTCGACATTAAAGGAGGAGACTGGCCCTGTCCCAACAG TGCTTGTGGCAACATGAATTTTGCCCGGCGGCAAGAATGTAACAAGTGTGGCGCTCCCAAACCAGGAGATGCAGGatttggaggtggag ATCGTGGAGGCAGAGGTGGTTATGGCGGAGACAGAGGCGGCGGCTTCAGAGGTCGTGGAGGAGGGTTCCGTGGAGGAGACCGTGGAGGCTACGGAGGAGGTGGCGGCGGTGGATATGGAGGCGGCTACAAAATGGGAAG AGGTGACCGTAGAGACGACAGAAGAGACCGGCCATACTAA
- the taf15 gene encoding TATA-binding protein-associated factor 2N isoform X2 yields MAVSRADRAMDKEMAVALMGDRVMVAMASKVAAAAVLVVVVVHKTVTANLSHRALTITDRTLGMATSRLTGKAPMVVRVKEEIAMDSKVPMVAREEEEEVVAAAMEDGVKVKEVVRVGGMDVTRETVPREEVASEAEAVVAMTVAVLTAVVAMTAVVASTVVEEVDLMVWGSRDYDSRDEPAGEQDNSDNNTIFVQGLGEDATVQEVGDFFKQIGIIKVNKKTGQPMINIYSDKATGRPKGECTVSFDDPPSAKAAIDWFDGKEFNGKPIKVTFATRRAEFTQRGGGRGGRGGFRGRGGGGGPNFDIKGGDWPCPNSACGNMNFARRQECNKCGAPKPGDAGFGGGDRGGRGGYGGDRGGGFRGRGGGFRGGDRGGYGGGGGGGYGGGYKMGRGDRRDDRRDRPY; encoded by the exons ATGGCGGTCAGCAGGGCGGACAG GGCTATGGACAAGGAAATGGCAGTGGCTCTTATGGGGGACAGAGTTATGGTGGCTATGGCCAGCAAGGTAGCGGCGGCAGcggtgctggtggtggtggtggtccACAAG ACAGTTACAGCCAATCTCAGCCACAGAGCTTTGACAATTACGGACAGGACTCTGG GTATGGCGACAAGCCGTCTTACGGGCAAGGCTCCTATGGTAGTCAGAGTCAAGGAGGAGATAGCTATGGACAGCAAAGTTCCTATGGTGgccagggaggaggaggaggaggtggtggcgGCAGCTATGGAAGATGGAGTGAAG GTGAAGGAGGTGGTCAGGGTGGGAGGTATGGACGTGACCAGGGAGACCGTTCCGAGGGAGGAGGTGGCTTCAGAGGCCGAGGCCGTGGTGGCTATGACCGTGGCGGTTTTGACCGCAGTGGTGGCTATGACCGCAGTGGTGGCTTCGACCGTGGTGGAAGAGGTGGACCTCATGGTATGGG GCTCTCGAGACTACGACTCAAGGGATGAACCAG CTGGTGAGCAGGATAACTCCGACAACAACACCATTTTTGTCCAGGGACTGGGAGAAGACGCCACAGTTCAGGAAGTCGGAGACTTCTTCAAACAAATAGGGATCATCAAG GTGAACAAGAAGACCGGCCAGCCAATGATCAACATCTACTCTGACAAGGCCACTGGTCGGCCAAAGGGAGAATGTACAGTGTCATTTGATGACCCGCCCTCTGCCAAAGCTGCTATTGACTGGTTTGATG GCAAGGAGTTCAATGGAAAACCCATCAAAGTAACATTTGCCACCCGCAGGGCTGAGTTCACACAGAGAGGAGGCGGAAGAGGTGGACGAGGAG GTTTCAGAGGTCGTGGTGGCGGAGGAGGACCCAACTTCGACATTAAAGGAGGAGACTGGCCCTGTCCCAACAG TGCTTGTGGCAACATGAATTTTGCCCGGCGGCAAGAATGTAACAAGTGTGGCGCTCCCAAACCAGGAGATGCAGGatttggaggtggag ATCGTGGAGGCAGAGGTGGTTATGGCGGAGACAGAGGCGGCGGCTTCAGAGGTCGTGGAGGAGGGTTCCGTGGAGGAGACCGTGGAGGCTACGGAGGAGGTGGCGGCGGTGGATATGGAGGCGGCTACAAAATGGGAAG AGGTGACCGTAGAGACGACAGAAGAGACCGGCCATACTAA